One genomic region from Streptomyces sp. Li-HN-5-11 encodes:
- a CDS encoding glucose 1-dehydrogenase, which translates to MKRLVTVVTGGSRGIGAAICRRLAADGHDVVVGYVHDTEAAEAVADEVLDAGARSVTVRMDTSVEADVDRLFATAEERLGPVTGLVNNAGVTGPLGRLADAATADLRRVVEVNLLGTLLCSRRAAQLMTPRGSGVIVNVSSAAATLGSPGEFVHYAATKAAVDALTLGLARELGPDGIRVNAVAPGMVDTEMHAAMGDPDRVRRAASTIPLRRPGRAEEIASAVAWLMSPDASYTTGAVLRVSGGR; encoded by the coding sequence ATGAAGCGTCTCGTCACGGTCGTCACCGGCGGCAGCCGGGGCATCGGCGCCGCGATCTGCCGGCGGCTGGCGGCCGACGGGCATGACGTGGTGGTGGGATACGTCCACGACACCGAGGCCGCCGAGGCGGTGGCCGACGAGGTGCTCGACGCGGGGGCGCGGAGCGTCACCGTGCGGATGGACACCTCGGTCGAGGCGGACGTGGACCGGCTCTTCGCCACGGCGGAGGAGCGGCTCGGGCCGGTGACGGGGCTGGTGAACAACGCCGGCGTGACCGGACCACTGGGCCGCCTCGCGGATGCGGCCACCGCCGACCTGCGGCGGGTCGTGGAGGTCAACCTGCTGGGCACGCTGCTGTGCTCGCGCCGTGCCGCACAGCTGATGACGCCCCGCGGCAGCGGCGTGATCGTGAACGTGTCCTCCGCGGCCGCCACCCTGGGCAGCCCCGGCGAGTTCGTCCACTACGCAGCGACGAAGGCGGCCGTCGACGCCCTGACGCTGGGCCTCGCCAGGGAACTCGGCCCGGACGGCATTCGCGTCAACGCGGTCGCGCCCGGCATGGTCGACACCGAGATGCACGCCGCGATGGGCGACCCGGACCGCGTCCGGCGCGCCGCGAGCACGATCCCGCTGCGCCGCCCGGGCCGGGCCGAGGAGATCGCCTCGGCCGTCGCCTGGCTGATGTCACCGGACGCCTCGTACACGACCGGGGCGGTGCTGCGGGTCTCCGGCGGCCGCTGA
- a CDS encoding SDR family oxidoreductase yields MTELSGKVALVTGASRGIGYGVAEALVARGDRVCITGRNEEALKEAVDKLGADQVIGVAGKAHDEAHQAVAVERTMEAFGRVDFLVNNAGTNPVFGPIADLDLNVARKVFETNVISALGFAQRTWHAWQKDNGGAIVNIASVAGLAPSPFIAAYGVSKAALINLTQQLAHEFAPKVRVNAIAPAVVKTKFAQALYEGREAEAAASYPLGRLGVPSDIGGAAAFLTSEQSDWVTGQTLVVDGGIFLNAGVG; encoded by the coding sequence ATGACTGAACTCTCCGGCAAGGTCGCGCTCGTCACGGGCGCGAGCCGCGGCATCGGCTACGGCGTCGCCGAGGCCCTGGTGGCCCGGGGCGACCGGGTGTGCATCACTGGCCGCAACGAGGAGGCCCTGAAGGAGGCCGTCGACAAGCTCGGCGCCGACCAGGTCATCGGCGTCGCCGGCAAGGCCCACGACGAGGCCCACCAGGCGGTCGCCGTCGAGCGCACGATGGAGGCCTTCGGGCGCGTGGACTTCCTGGTCAACAACGCCGGCACGAACCCCGTCTTCGGGCCGATCGCCGACCTCGACCTGAACGTCGCGCGCAAGGTCTTCGAGACCAACGTGATCTCCGCCCTCGGCTTCGCCCAGCGCACCTGGCACGCCTGGCAGAAGGACAACGGCGGCGCGATCGTCAACATCGCCTCGGTCGCGGGCCTCGCGCCCTCGCCGTTCATCGCCGCCTACGGCGTCAGCAAGGCCGCGCTGATCAACCTCACCCAGCAGCTGGCGCACGAGTTCGCGCCCAAGGTCCGGGTCAACGCGATCGCGCCCGCCGTGGTCAAGACCAAGTTCGCCCAGGCCCTCTACGAGGGCCGCGAGGCGGAGGCGGCGGCCTCCTACCCGCTCGGCCGGCTCGGCGTGCCCTCCGACATCGGCGGCGCGGCCGCGTTCCTCACCTCCGAGCAGTCCGACTGGGTCACGGGGCAGACGCTCGTCGTCGACGGCGGCATCTTCCTCAACGCCGGGGTGGGCTGA
- a CDS encoding nuclear transport factor 2 family protein — MTQRIELATLMDRLAVDGLITEYAVAVDDGDWAAYRELFTPDGRADYRSAGGIEGDAHRVAGWLAETMRLFPMRQHLIVNRRLTFGVLEQDAGDTARVQADYVNPMRLAGREGAAAPPDFVCGGRYAFALLRTGDGWRLREVVVQEKWRRLPEPGGTPAPG, encoded by the coding sequence ATGACGCAGCGGATCGAGCTCGCGACCCTGATGGACCGGCTGGCCGTGGACGGGCTGATCACCGAGTACGCGGTGGCGGTGGACGACGGCGACTGGGCGGCGTACCGGGAACTGTTCACACCGGACGGGCGTGCCGACTACCGGTCGGCCGGCGGCATCGAGGGCGACGCCCACCGGGTCGCCGGGTGGCTCGCGGAGACCATGCGGCTGTTTCCGATGCGGCAGCATCTGATCGTCAACCGGCGGCTGACCTTCGGGGTCCTCGAGCAGGACGCGGGTGACACGGCCCGGGTTCAGGCCGACTACGTCAATCCGATGCGACTGGCCGGTCGCGAAGGCGCCGCGGCGCCGCCCGACTTCGTGTGCGGCGGCCGGTACGCGTTCGCCCTGCTGCGCACCGGCGACGGCTGGCGGTTGCGCGAGGTGGTCGTGCAGGAGAAGTGGCGCCGCCTGCCCGAGCCCGGCGGGACACCGGCACCCGGCTGA
- a CDS encoding excinuclease ABC subunit UvrA: MSTATRTDTQSPAPHAADSHDLIRVHGARENNLKDVTIEIPKRRLTVFTGVSGSGKSSLVFDTIAAESQRLINETYSAFVQGFMPTLARPEVDVLDGLTTAITVDQQRMGGDPRSTVGTATDANAMLRILFSRLGRPHIGSPKAFSFNVASISGAGAVTVERAGRTVKERRSFSITGGMCPRCEGRGTVSDIDLTQLYDDSRSLSEGALTIPGYKPGGWNYRLYTESGLYDPDKPIRAYTKRELADFLHREPTRMKIAGINMTYEGLIPRIQKSMLSKDRESMQPHIREFVDRAVTFTTCPDCDGTRLSEAARSSKINGVSIADACAMQISDLAEWVRGLDEPSVAPLLTALRQTLDSFVEIGLGYLSLDRPSGTLSGGEAQRTKMIRHLGSSLTDVTYVFDEPTIGLHPHDIQRMNDLLLRLRDKGNTVLVVEHKPEVIAIADHVVDLGPGAGAAGGTVCFEGTVEGLRASGTLTGRHLDDRAAVKETVRKPTGALQIRGATTHNLRGVDVDIPLGVLAVVTGVAGSGKSSLVHGSIPAGADVVSVDQGAIRGSRRSNPATYTGLLEPIRKAFAKANGVKPALFSANSEGACPTCNGAGVVYTDLAMMAGVATTCEECEGKRFEASVLEYHLAGRDISEVLAMSVTEAGEFFGAGEARTPAAHRVLENLADVGLGYLTLGQPLTTLSGGERQRLKLATHMAEKGGIYVLDEPTAGLHLADVEQLLGLLDRLVDSGKSVIVVEHHQAVMAHADWIIDLGPGAGHDGGRIVFEGTPADLVAARSTLTGEHLASYVGA, translated from the coding sequence ATGAGCACGGCCACCAGGACGGACACGCAGTCGCCGGCGCCGCACGCCGCCGACAGCCACGACCTGATCCGCGTGCACGGCGCACGTGAGAACAACCTCAAGGACGTCACCATCGAGATCCCCAAGCGCCGGCTGACGGTGTTCACGGGGGTCTCCGGCTCGGGCAAGAGCTCGCTGGTGTTCGACACGATCGCCGCGGAGTCGCAGCGGCTGATCAACGAGACGTACAGCGCCTTCGTGCAGGGCTTCATGCCGACGCTCGCGCGGCCCGAGGTCGACGTACTCGACGGACTGACCACCGCGATCACCGTCGACCAGCAGCGGATGGGCGGCGACCCCCGCTCCACGGTCGGCACCGCCACGGACGCCAACGCGATGCTGCGCATCCTCTTCAGCCGGCTCGGCCGGCCGCACATCGGCTCGCCCAAGGCGTTCTCCTTCAACGTCGCCTCGATCAGCGGAGCGGGCGCGGTCACCGTGGAGCGGGCCGGACGGACCGTGAAGGAACGACGCAGCTTCAGCATCACCGGCGGCATGTGCCCGCGCTGCGAGGGCCGGGGCACGGTCTCGGACATCGACCTCACCCAGCTCTACGACGACTCCAGGTCGCTCTCCGAGGGGGCACTCACGATCCCCGGCTACAAGCCGGGCGGCTGGAACTACCGGCTCTACACCGAGTCGGGCCTCTACGACCCGGACAAGCCGATCCGCGCCTACACCAAGAGGGAGCTGGCCGACTTCCTCCACCGCGAGCCGACCAGGATGAAGATCGCGGGCATCAACATGACGTACGAGGGGCTGATCCCGCGGATCCAGAAGTCGATGCTCTCCAAGGACCGGGAGTCGATGCAGCCGCACATCCGGGAGTTCGTGGACCGGGCGGTCACCTTCACCACCTGCCCCGACTGCGACGGCACCCGGCTCAGCGAGGCCGCCCGGTCGTCGAAGATCAACGGCGTCAGCATCGCCGACGCCTGTGCGATGCAGATCAGCGACCTGGCCGAATGGGTCCGCGGGCTGGACGAGCCGTCGGTGGCGCCGCTCCTCACCGCGTTGCGGCAGACGCTCGACTCGTTCGTGGAGATCGGCCTCGGCTACCTCTCGCTGGACCGGCCCTCGGGCACGCTGTCGGGCGGCGAGGCCCAGCGCACCAAGATGATCCGCCACCTCGGTTCCTCGCTCACCGACGTCACGTACGTCTTCGACGAGCCCACCATCGGCCTGCACCCCCATGACATCCAGCGGATGAACGACCTGCTCCTTCGGCTGCGGGACAAGGGCAACACGGTGCTCGTCGTGGAGCACAAGCCGGAGGTCATCGCGATCGCCGACCACGTCGTCGACCTCGGCCCCGGCGCGGGGGCGGCGGGCGGCACCGTCTGCTTCGAGGGAACCGTCGAGGGGCTGCGGGCCAGTGGCACCCTCACCGGCCGCCACCTCGACGACCGGGCCGCCGTGAAGGAGACGGTGCGCAAGCCCACCGGCGCACTGCAGATCCGCGGTGCGACGACGCACAACCTGCGGGGCGTCGACGTCGACATCCCGCTCGGGGTGCTGGCCGTCGTGACCGGCGTCGCCGGCTCCGGCAAGAGCTCGCTCGTGCACGGGTCGATCCCGGCCGGCGCGGACGTGGTGTCGGTCGACCAGGGTGCGATCCGCGGCTCCAGGCGGAGCAACCCGGCGACGTACACCGGGCTGCTCGAACCGATCCGCAAGGCGTTCGCGAAGGCCAACGGCGTCAAGCCGGCGCTGTTCAGCGCCAACTCCGAGGGCGCCTGCCCCACCTGCAACGGCGCCGGAGTCGTCTACACCGACCTGGCGATGATGGCCGGCGTGGCCACCACCTGCGAGGAGTGCGAGGGGAAGCGGTTCGAGGCGTCGGTGCTGGAGTACCACCTCGCCGGCCGCGACATCAGCGAGGTGCTCGCGATGTCGGTGACGGAGGCCGGTGAGTTCTTCGGCGCCGGCGAGGCGCGTACCCCGGCCGCGCACCGTGTCCTCGAAAACCTCGCCGACGTGGGGCTCGGCTACCTCACCCTGGGCCAGCCCCTCACCACGCTGTCCGGCGGCGAACGGCAACGCCTGAAACTCGCCACACACATGGCCGAGAAGGGCGGCATCTACGTCCTCGACGAGCCGACCGCCGGACTCCACCTGGCCGATGTCGAACAGCTGCTGGGCCTGCTCGACCGGCTCGTCGACTCCGGCAAGTCGGTCATCGTCGTCGAGCACCACCAGGCGGTGATGGCGCACGCCGACTGGATCATCGACCTCGGCCCCGGCGCCGGCCACGACGGCGGCCGGATCGTGTTCGAGGGCACGCCCGCCGACCTCGTCGCCGCCCGCTCCACCCTCACGGGCGAGCACCTCGCGTCCTACGTGGGCGCCTGA
- the ung gene encoding uracil-DNA glycosylase produces MTDIAMLPGSWRGVLGDELQQPYFKELTEFVEEERANGPVYPPREEVFAALDATPYEKVKVLILGQDPYHGEGQGHGLCFSVRPGVRIPPSLRNIYKEMHEELGTPVPDNGYLMPWAEQGVLLLNAVLTVRGGEANSHKGRGWERFTDAVIRAVAGRPDPAVFVLWGNYAQKKLPLIDETRHVVVKGAHPSPLSAKKFFGSRPFTQINEAVARQGHEPIDWRIPNLG; encoded by the coding sequence GTGACCGACATCGCCATGCTGCCCGGGTCCTGGCGCGGGGTTCTGGGCGACGAGCTGCAGCAGCCCTACTTCAAGGAGCTGACCGAGTTCGTCGAGGAGGAGCGGGCGAACGGTCCCGTGTACCCGCCGCGCGAGGAGGTCTTCGCGGCGCTGGACGCGACGCCGTACGAGAAGGTCAAGGTCCTGATCCTCGGTCAGGACCCGTACCACGGCGAGGGGCAGGGGCACGGCCTGTGCTTCTCGGTCCGCCCCGGGGTGAGGATCCCGCCGTCCCTCCGCAACATCTACAAGGAGATGCACGAGGAACTGGGCACGCCGGTCCCCGACAACGGCTACCTCATGCCGTGGGCCGAGCAGGGCGTTCTCCTGCTCAACGCGGTGCTCACGGTCCGCGGCGGCGAGGCCAACTCGCACAAGGGCCGCGGCTGGGAGAGGTTCACCGACGCGGTGATCCGCGCGGTGGCCGGCCGGCCCGACCCGGCGGTGTTCGTCCTGTGGGGCAACTACGCCCAGAAGAAGCTCCCGCTGATCGACGAGACGCGGCACGTGGTGGTCAAGGGGGCGCACCCGTCGCCGCTGTCGGCGAAGAAGTTCTTCGGCTCCCGCCCGTTCACCCAGATCAACGAGGCGGTGGCGCGGCAGGGACACGAGCCGATCGACTGGCGGATCCCGAACCTGGGATGA
- a CDS encoding ABC transporter substrate-binding protein, translated as MFNRNRCLRPAAAIASISVVAGCGVFSNGNSADKPPIVVGTTSAPSTLDPAGSWDGSWELFRNIYQTLLAYPNGATTPQPDAARSCKFTDSSNRAYRCELRPGLKFANGDTLDARAVKYSIDRIRNINAATGPAGLLGSLERVQVTGDRDVVFQLNKPDTTFPFVLATPAMSIVDPGDYPARALRKDGKVSGSGPYTLRSYDEGHKAELVRNDRYQGFADRRNNAVTIRYFQDSAAMVKALRDKQIDVTYRGLAADDIIALERNSSSNLQLVEGAGIDISYLVFNPKDPWAAKPAVRKAVAQVVDRAVIAHDVYKDTVEPLYSMVPAGLTGHTTSFFDNFGDPSVPKARKILSQAGIRQKVPLTLWYTTDRYGSETAKMFQELKRQLDDSGLFTITLKSRPWKTYVVGYRNGEYPVFGRGWFPDFPDADNFIAPFVGEQNALGTPYPASEITKVLLPESRRESDRGAVVKEFEQAQQILVDDARLLPLWQGKQYLAASDDISGGEQALDPSTIMMMWELSRKTSW; from the coding sequence GTGTTCAACCGGAACAGATGCCTGCGGCCGGCGGCGGCGATCGCATCCATATCCGTGGTGGCCGGGTGCGGTGTCTTCTCCAACGGCAACTCCGCCGACAAGCCACCGATCGTCGTCGGCACCACCAGCGCCCCCAGCACCCTGGATCCGGCCGGCTCCTGGGACGGTTCCTGGGAGCTCTTCCGGAACATCTACCAGACGCTGCTGGCCTACCCCAACGGCGCGACCACGCCCCAGCCCGACGCCGCGCGGAGCTGCAAGTTCACCGACAGCAGCAACCGCGCCTACCGCTGCGAGCTGCGCCCGGGCCTGAAGTTCGCGAACGGGGACACGCTCGACGCGCGGGCAGTCAAGTACTCCATCGACCGCATCAGGAACATCAACGCGGCCACCGGCCCGGCGGGACTGCTCGGCAGCCTGGAACGGGTCCAGGTAACGGGCGACCGGGACGTCGTCTTCCAGCTCAACAAGCCGGACACCACCTTTCCCTTCGTCCTCGCCACGCCCGCCATGTCGATCGTCGACCCCGGCGACTACCCCGCGCGCGCCCTGCGCAAGGACGGCAAGGTGTCCGGGTCCGGGCCGTACACACTGCGGTCCTACGACGAGGGACACAAGGCCGAACTGGTCAGGAACGACCGCTACCAGGGGTTCGCCGACCGAAGAAACAACGCGGTGACCATCCGCTACTTCCAGGACTCGGCCGCCATGGTCAAGGCACTGCGGGACAAGCAGATCGACGTGACCTACCGGGGCCTGGCCGCCGACGACATCATCGCCCTGGAGCGCAACAGCTCCAGCAACCTGCAGCTGGTCGAGGGCGCCGGTATCGACATCAGCTACCTGGTGTTCAACCCCAAGGACCCGTGGGCGGCGAAGCCCGCCGTCCGCAAGGCCGTCGCTCAGGTCGTCGACCGGGCGGTGATCGCCCACGACGTCTACAAGGACACCGTCGAACCGCTGTACTCCATGGTCCCCGCGGGGCTGACCGGCCACACCACCAGCTTCTTCGACAACTTCGGGGACCCCAGCGTCCCCAAGGCCCGCAAGATCCTCAGCCAGGCGGGCATCAGGCAGAAGGTTCCGCTGACCCTCTGGTACACCACCGACCGCTACGGCTCGGAGACCGCCAAGATGTTCCAGGAGCTCAAGCGGCAGCTCGACGACTCCGGCCTGTTCACGATCACCCTGAAGAGCCGGCCCTGGAAGACGTACGTGGTGGGCTACCGCAACGGCGAGTACCCGGTGTTCGGGCGCGGCTGGTTCCCGGACTTCCCCGACGCGGACAACTTCATCGCCCCGTTCGTCGGCGAGCAGAACGCGCTCGGCACGCCCTATCCCGCATCCGAGATCACCAAGGTGCTGCTGCCCGAGTCCCGCCGCGAGAGCGACCGCGGGGCCGTGGTGAAGGAGTTCGAGCAGGCCCAGCAGATCCTGGTGGACGACGCCCGGCTGCTGCCGTTGTGGCAGGGCAAGCAGTACCTGGCCGCGAGCGACGACATCTCGGGCGGCGAGCAGGCGCTCGACCCGTCGACGATCATGATGATGTGGGAGCTGTCCCGGAAGACCAGCTGGTAG
- a CDS encoding Gfo/Idh/MocA family oxidoreductase yields MKVGCIGLGDIAQKAYLPVLATQPGVDLHLQTRTTATLHRVADSLHLPSGRRHADLDALLAQGLDAAFVHAPTSVHPEIVTRLLEAGVPTYVDKPLAYELVDSARLVSLAEERDVPLAVGFNRRHAPGYVQCADHPRELILMQKNRIGLPEEPRTMILDDFIHVVDTLRFLVPGPVDDVTVRARVRDGLLHHVVLQLAGDGFTALGVMNRLSGSAEEILEVSGQDTKRQVVNLAETIDHKGQPTVRRRGDWVPVARQRGIEQAVLSFLDAVRAGKLLSARDALETHELCERVVRAVQELSGAT; encoded by the coding sequence GTGAAGGTCGGCTGCATCGGACTCGGCGACATCGCGCAGAAGGCGTACCTGCCGGTGCTCGCCACGCAGCCCGGGGTCGACCTGCATCTGCAGACCAGGACCACCGCGACGCTGCACCGGGTCGCCGACAGCCTGCACCTGCCCTCCGGCCGGCGCCACGCCGATCTGGACGCCCTGCTCGCCCAGGGCCTCGACGCCGCCTTCGTGCACGCCCCCACCTCCGTCCACCCGGAGATCGTCACCCGGCTGCTGGAGGCCGGAGTGCCGACGTACGTCGACAAGCCGCTCGCCTACGAACTCGTCGACTCCGCGCGCCTGGTCTCGCTCGCCGAGGAGCGCGACGTCCCACTCGCCGTCGGGTTCAACCGGCGCCACGCGCCCGGGTACGTGCAGTGCGCCGACCATCCGCGCGAGCTGATCCTGATGCAGAAGAACCGCATCGGGCTGCCCGAAGAGCCCCGGACGATGATCCTCGACGACTTCATCCACGTCGTGGACACGCTGCGCTTCCTGGTGCCGGGTCCCGTCGACGACGTCACCGTGCGCGCCCGGGTGCGGGACGGACTGCTGCACCACGTCGTACTGCAGCTCGCCGGCGACGGGTTCACCGCGCTCGGCGTGATGAACCGGCTCAGCGGCTCCGCGGAGGAGATCCTCGAGGTCTCCGGGCAGGACACCAAGCGCCAGGTGGTCAACCTCGCCGAGACGATCGACCACAAGGGGCAGCCGACCGTCCGGCGGCGCGGCGACTGGGTGCCGGTCGCCCGGCAGCGCGGGATCGAACAGGCCGTGCTGTCCTTCCTCGACGCGGTACGCGCCGGCAAGCTGCTCAGCGCCCGTGACGCACTGGAGACTCACGAACTGTGCGAGCGGGTCGTACGGGCGGTTCAGGAGCTCTCCGGCGCAACCTGA
- a CDS encoding FAD-dependent monooxygenase: protein MSPRSRVVVIGGGIGGLTAAAALHRSGHHVTVLEQARSLEPVGAAVSLSPNALRALDVIGVGDEIRDLAAWHGDGGLRTPRGRWISTTSAAAAAERFGGPLVLLHRATLINSLAARLPRGAVRTSAAAHVADPGDDRRPARVTTSDDELAAELVVAADGIHSATRRTLFPEHPGPAYAGFTTWRVVTPVPGVEFAPHETWGRGSLWGTQPLVDGRVYAYAAAVTAAGQHAPDDERAELLRRFGDWHDPVPAVIAAARPEDVLRHDVHHLAEPLPAYHRGRVALLGDAAHAMPPTLGQGGNQAIEDAVVLTHHADDLAAYTAARLPRTTAIARRAVRSARLAMTGNRAQIAVRNTVIAALSQAWPALLLRGFDDIAGWKPPQPPYAAGQAGTGKRR, encoded by the coding sequence ATGTCCCCAAGGTCGCGGGTCGTCGTCATCGGCGGTGGCATCGGAGGGCTCACCGCTGCCGCGGCCCTGCACCGGTCCGGCCACCACGTCACCGTGCTGGAGCAGGCCCGCTCGCTGGAGCCCGTGGGCGCGGCGGTCTCGCTCTCGCCGAACGCCCTGCGCGCGCTGGACGTCATCGGCGTCGGCGACGAGATCCGCGACCTCGCCGCCTGGCACGGCGACGGCGGGCTGCGTACCCCGCGCGGACGGTGGATCTCCACCACCAGCGCGGCCGCGGCGGCCGAGCGGTTCGGCGGCCCCCTCGTCCTGCTGCACCGTGCCACGCTGATCAACAGCCTGGCCGCACGACTTCCGCGCGGTGCCGTCCGGACGAGCGCCGCCGCACACGTCGCCGACCCCGGCGACGACCGCCGCCCGGCCCGCGTGACCACCTCCGACGACGAGCTGGCGGCCGAACTGGTGGTCGCCGCCGACGGCATCCACTCCGCCACACGCCGGACGCTGTTCCCGGAACATCCCGGGCCCGCCTACGCCGGATTCACCACCTGGCGCGTCGTCACCCCGGTCCCCGGCGTCGAGTTCGCCCCGCACGAGACATGGGGGAGAGGCAGCCTGTGGGGCACACAACCGCTCGTGGACGGCCGGGTGTACGCGTACGCCGCCGCCGTGACGGCCGCCGGGCAGCACGCCCCCGACGACGAGCGTGCCGAACTCCTGCGCCGCTTCGGCGACTGGCACGACCCCGTCCCCGCCGTCATCGCCGCCGCCCGCCCCGAGGACGTGCTGCGCCACGACGTCCACCACCTCGCCGAGCCGCTGCCGGCGTACCACCGCGGCCGTGTCGCCCTCCTCGGCGACGCGGCCCACGCCATGCCGCCGACCCTCGGCCAGGGCGGCAACCAGGCCATCGAGGACGCGGTCGTCCTCACCCACCACGCGGACGACCTCGCCGCCTACACGGCCGCCCGGTTGCCCCGGACGACAGCGATCGCCCGCCGCGCGGTCAGGAGCGCGCGCCTTGCCATGACGGGCAACCGCGCACAGATCGCCGTACGGAACACCGTGATCGCCGCGCTGTCGCAGGCCTGGCCGGCGCTGCTGCTGCGGGGGTTCGACGACATCGCCGGCTGGAAGCCCCCGCAGCCGCCGTATGCTGCGGGGCAGGCAGGCACTGGCAAGCGGCGGTAG
- a CDS encoding DinB family protein gives MTTERREPAQNADERTMLEGWLDYHRQTLAWKCEGLTDEQLRTTSAEPSELSLLGLVRHMAEVERNWFRRVLVGDDPGPIYYSEQDQDGDFHTTEADTWAEAYATWQAEIAVARRNAAGFALDGLSKGRSRFSDQPFNLRWIYTHMIEEYARHNGHADLLRERIDGSTGD, from the coding sequence ATGACGACCGAGCGCCGAGAGCCCGCCCAGAACGCCGACGAACGCACCATGCTGGAAGGGTGGCTGGACTACCACCGGCAGACACTGGCCTGGAAGTGCGAGGGCCTGACCGACGAGCAGCTTCGGACCACGTCCGCCGAGCCCTCCGAACTGTCCCTGCTCGGCCTCGTGCGGCACATGGCCGAGGTGGAACGCAACTGGTTCCGCAGGGTCCTGGTGGGCGACGACCCGGGGCCCATCTACTACAGCGAACAGGACCAGGACGGCGACTTCCACACCACCGAGGCGGACACCTGGGCCGAGGCGTACGCCACCTGGCAGGCGGAGATCGCCGTCGCCCGCCGCAACGCCGCCGGGTTCGCCCTGGACGGCCTGTCGAAGGGCAGGAGCAGGTTCTCCGACCAGCCGTTCAACCTGCGCTGGATCTACACCCACATGATCGAGGAGTACGCCCGCCACAACGGCCACGCCGATCTGCTGCGGGAGCGCATCGACGGGTCGACCGGGGACTGA
- the lnt gene encoding apolipoprotein N-acyltransferase, with protein MKSFGHWLASPWRRSVLAALAGALPVFIFPAPSLWWFAYAALVPWILLARSAPTGKRAAYDGWFGGLGFMLAVHHWLFPSLNVFTVVIAALLGVLWAPWGRLVRRLLAGSPSAGRCAAALVVLPSGWLAVELVRSWQGLGGPWGMLGASQWQVAPALRLASVGGVWLLSFLVVAVNVALAVLAAVRSLRIPAVAGLAATAAVTSAAWVWAPRPDVDGQARIAVVQPGIVAAESPGRRFDREEQLTRRLVGQDLDLVVWGESSVGFDLKDRPDLTRRLAALSRATGADLLVNVDARRSDRPGIYKSSVLVGPDGPTGDRYDKMRLVPFGEYIPARSVLGWATSVGKAAGEDRRRGTEQVVMNVGHGLRIGPMVCFETAFPDMSRHLAQDGAGMLLAQSSTATFQHSWAPEQHATLAALRAAETGRPMVHATLTGVSAVYGPSGQRIGSWIGTGASTARVYDVPTAHGVTPYVRFGDWAAHGALLVLAVFAATEGARALRLRRRAPEPPVRPARTVRESPVRHGR; from the coding sequence ATGAAATCGTTCGGCCACTGGCTCGCCTCCCCGTGGCGGCGCTCGGTTCTCGCGGCGCTCGCGGGTGCCCTGCCCGTTTTCATCTTCCCCGCGCCGTCCCTGTGGTGGTTCGCCTACGCGGCGCTGGTCCCGTGGATCCTGCTCGCCCGCTCGGCGCCGACCGGGAAGCGGGCCGCCTACGACGGCTGGTTCGGCGGCCTGGGCTTCATGCTGGCGGTGCACCACTGGCTGTTTCCGAGCCTGAACGTGTTCACGGTCGTCATCGCGGCGCTGCTGGGCGTCCTGTGGGCGCCCTGGGGCCGGCTGGTGCGCAGGCTCCTCGCCGGGTCGCCCTCGGCGGGCCGGTGCGCGGCGGCCCTCGTCGTGCTGCCGTCGGGCTGGCTCGCGGTCGAACTCGTCCGGTCCTGGCAGGGGCTGGGCGGGCCCTGGGGGATGCTCGGCGCCAGCCAGTGGCAGGTGGCTCCGGCGCTGCGGCTGGCCTCGGTCGGCGGGGTGTGGCTGCTGAGCTTCCTCGTGGTGGCCGTCAACGTCGCTCTCGCCGTGCTCGCCGCGGTCCGCTCCTTGCGGATACCGGCCGTGGCGGGGCTGGCCGCCACGGCCGCCGTGACGTCCGCCGCCTGGGTCTGGGCGCCGCGCCCGGACGTCGACGGCCAGGCCCGCATAGCCGTCGTCCAGCCCGGGATCGTCGCCGCCGAGAGCCCCGGGCGGCGCTTCGACCGCGAGGAGCAGCTGACCCGCCGCCTGGTGGGGCAGGATCTCGACCTGGTGGTCTGGGGCGAGAGCAGCGTCGGTTTCGACCTGAAGGATCGCCCGGACCTGACCCGTCGCCTCGCGGCCCTGTCCCGCGCGACGGGCGCCGACCTCCTGGTCAACGTGGACGCCCGGCGCTCCGACCGGCCCGGCATCTACAAGAGCTCCGTGCTCGTCGGCCCCGACGGGCCGACCGGTGATCGCTACGACAAGATGCGGCTCGTTCCGTTCGGCGAGTACATTCCGGCCCGCTCCGTGCTCGGCTGGGCGACGTCCGTCGGGAAGGCGGCGGGCGAGGACCGCCGGCGGGGCACCGAGCAGGTGGTGATGAACGTCGGTCACGGCCTGCGCATCGGCCCGATGGTCTGCTTCGAGACGGCGTTCCCCGACATGAGCCGCCACCTCGCGCAGGACGGCGCCGGGATGCTGCTCGCGCAGTCGTCGACCGCCACCTTCCAGCACAGCTGGGCGCCCGAGCAGCACGCCACGCTCGCCGCGCTGCGCGCCGCCGAGACGGGGCGGCCCATGGTGCACGCCACCCTGACCGGTGTGTCCGCCGTCTACGGACCGAGCGGGCAGCGCATCGGCTCCTGGATCGGCACCGGCGCCAGCACGGCGCGCGTGTACGACGTGCCGACCGCGCACGGCGTCACCCCGTACGTCCGCTTCGGCGACTGGGCCGCGCACGGCGCGCTGCTGGTGCTGGCCGTGTTCGCCGCGACGGAGGGCGCGCGGGCGCTCAGGTTGCGCCGGAGAGCTCCTGAACCGCCCGTACGACCCGCTCGCACAGTTCGTGAGTCTCCAGTGCGTCACGGGCGCTGA